The proteins below come from a single Chitinophaga pinensis DSM 2588 genomic window:
- a CDS encoding MATE family efflux transporter — MQFEVSTRQIIKIAAPICLALIIPQINHMTNTAFLGRLGEFQLAANGIAGIYYLVMYMVAYGLNNGLQVLIARRAGQLNTEGIGRLFSNGLLLGLCSSFLVIAITLLLAPWFFSKSLHNQQIYAAALSFIRIRIWGLPFLMMLSMANAFYIGSGNSKVLAVTSLCQEVVNIFFDYTLIFGKLGLPALGLNGAAVASVIAEGTGMTVAYTILFGMGFHKRFLLFKYLRPSWTIMRSILTISAPLIVQFLFSIGSWFIFFIFIEHLGERPLAISNMLRSIFGFFGVFTWSLAATCNTMVSNIIGQGKTAQVFGVIRKIVTISLLCAVTVCILVNLFPYNILRIYTTDMQLIGDAIPSVRIITLSTLLMAISGVVLSAVTGTGNTKINLGIEFAAVVGYLLYCNIVVEQWRSPLYVAWLADFFYWTIIFVLCFFYLRSEKWKSKSI, encoded by the coding sequence ATGCAGTTCGAAGTAAGTACGCGGCAAATAATAAAAATTGCTGCCCCTATATGCCTGGCTCTCATTATTCCACAGATAAATCACATGACAAATACCGCTTTCCTGGGTCGTCTGGGGGAGTTTCAGCTGGCGGCCAACGGCATCGCCGGTATTTATTATCTCGTGATGTATATGGTAGCTTATGGATTGAATAATGGTCTGCAGGTCCTGATCGCCCGCCGGGCAGGTCAGCTGAATACAGAAGGAATCGGCCGCCTCTTCTCCAATGGCCTGCTGCTCGGCCTGTGTTCTTCCTTCCTGGTCATCGCCATTACCCTGCTCCTGGCGCCCTGGTTCTTCTCAAAAAGTCTTCATAATCAACAGATATACGCAGCCGCATTGTCCTTTATCCGCATCCGCATCTGGGGGCTCCCCTTCCTGATGATGCTAAGTATGGCCAATGCCTTCTACATCGGCAGCGGTAATTCCAAAGTACTGGCAGTGACTTCTTTATGCCAGGAAGTTGTCAATATTTTCTTTGATTATACCCTGATATTCGGCAAACTGGGATTACCTGCCCTCGGATTAAACGGTGCTGCAGTCGCCTCTGTCATTGCAGAAGGCACGGGTATGACCGTCGCATATACGATCCTCTTTGGTATGGGATTTCACAAACGCTTCCTGCTGTTTAAATACCTCAGACCCTCCTGGACAATTATGCGTAGTATCCTGACCATTTCTGCACCACTGATCGTGCAATTCCTGTTCAGTATCGGCAGCTGGTTTATCTTCTTCATTTTTATTGAGCATCTGGGCGAGCGCCCCCTGGCTATTTCCAATATGCTTAGAAGTATCTTCGGATTCTTTGGCGTCTTTACCTGGTCCCTGGCCGCAACCTGTAACACCATGGTCAGTAATATCATTGGTCAGGGAAAAACGGCGCAGGTATTCGGGGTGATCCGTAAAATTGTCACGATCAGTTTACTATGTGCAGTAACGGTGTGCATACTGGTAAACCTTTTCCCATACAATATCCTGCGGATCTACACAACGGATATGCAGCTGATAGGAGATGCCATTCCCTCCGTCCGTATTATTACCCTGAGCACCCTCCTGATGGCAATATCCGGGGTCGTATTGAGTGCGGTGACAGGTACCGGCAATACAAAGATCAATCTCGGTATTGAATTCGCCGCAGTAGTGGGTTACCTGTTATATTGCAATATTGTAGTGGAACAATGGCGCAGCCCTTTATATGTAGCCTGGCTGGCCGATTTCTTCTACTGGACCATCATCTTTGTACTTTGCTTCTTCTATCTGCGAAGCGAAAAATGGAAATCTAAGTCTATCTGA